One Anopheles marshallii chromosome 3, idAnoMarsDA_429_01, whole genome shotgun sequence genomic region harbors:
- the LOC128712388 gene encoding facilitated trehalose transporter Tret1-like, translating into MTTSTWLVRLLRYRNEYLASFSATLCIFMVVCSNAWSSPALPKLLTEPNPPVSITADAGSWIVSIQAIGGIFGMVLAGLTVDRLGRKWPFIASALPVIAGWIMIALARTSVYLYIARFLFGVSYGIAYGIAPIYIGEITSDRVRGAAASLITVMAKLAILFEYAVGPYVGFEALAWLSMLGPIVFLCTFVWMPESPHYLLGKERDEDACKSLQWFRRNSSVEEELNCTRKSIERTVSERGSMGELLLPAYRNNLIIVLILAVGVQMCGMQAILSYAQTIFSQISSDLTDAEMSIVLGAVQMVTVLFPVFLVDRVGRRPLLLWSSAGSFIGLLLGAVYFTLDAADVEVARFGWISFVGLVLFVVSYAFGLATVPFAILSEIFPKNIRAYANALFGILSGAVIFGVVKLFQVALDNVGAYLPFWVFTISAGLTFGFAFIYIPETKGRSLDEVQEIIAGWRKKRHSKDGFGTD; encoded by the exons ATGACAACATCCACATGGCTTGTGCGTCTGCTGCGCTATAGAAACGAGTATTTGGCATCGTTTTCCG CCACACTGTGCATTTTCATGGTCGTTTGCTCCAATGCGTGGTCTTCGCCGGCCCTACCAAAGCTACTGACGGAACCAAACCCTCCGGTATCGATAACGGCTGATGCGGGTTCGTGGATCGTGTCGATTCAGGCGATTGGAGGCATCTTCGGCATGGTACTCGCCGGGCTCACCGTCGACCGATTAGGCCGCAAGTGGCCATTTATCGCGAGCGCTCTTCCCGTGATTGCCGGATGGATTATGATCGCATTAGCACGAACGTCAGTATATCTGTACATCGCCCGGTTCCTGTTCGGCGTATCGTACGGCATTGCGTACGGCATTGCACCCATCTACATCGGTGAGATCACCTCGGACAGGGTACGTGGTGCCGCAGCTTCACTCATCACGGTAATGGCCAAGCTAGCCATTCTGTTCGAATACGCCGTCGGTCCGTACGTCGGCTTCGAGGCGCTTGCTTGGCTTTCGATGCTCGGTCCGATTGTATTTCTTTGCACCTTTGTGTGGATGCCGGAATCACCGCATTATCTACTCGGCAAGGAACGCGACGAGGACGCATGCAAAAGTCTCCAATGGTTTCGAAGAAACTCGTCCGTAGAGGAGGAGCTCAACTGTACGCGAAAGTCCATCGAACGGACGGTCAGCGAGCGCGGTTCGATGGGGGAACTGCTCCTACCGGCTTATCGCAACAACCTCATTATAGTGCTGATTCTTGCCGTCGGTGTTCAGATGTGTGGAATGCAGGCCATCCTCAGTTACGCACAGACCATCTTCTCGCAGATTTCCAGCGATCTCACCGATGCCGAAAtgtccatcgtgctcggcgcGGTACAAATGGTAACCGTGCTATTTCCGGTGTTTCTGGTCGATCGTGTTGGCCGGCGGCCGCTTCTGCTTTGGTCCAGTGCCGGTAGCTTCATCGGACTGCTGCTCGGAGCCGTCTACTTTACGCTTGACGCAGCGGACGTCGAGGTAGCACGCTTCGGTTGGATTTCGTTTGTCGGTCTTGTGCTTTTTGTCGTATCGTACGCCTTCGGTCTGGCGACGGTACCGTTTGCGATACTAAGTGAAATATTCCCCAAAAACATCCGTGCCTACGCGAACGCACTGTTTGGGATACTGAGCGGTGCTGTCATCTTCGGCGTGGTGAAGTTGTTCCAGGTCGCACTAGACAATGTCGGGGCATATCTCCCGTTCTGGGTGTTTACTATCAGTGCCGGGCTTACGTTTGGGTTCGCGTTTATTTACATTCCCGAAACGAAGGGACGCAGTTTGGATGAAGTACAGGAGATTATTGCCGGATGGCGTAAAAAACGCCATTCCAAAGATGGTTTTGGAACGGATTGA